A single window of Rhodamnia argentea isolate NSW1041297 chromosome 5, ASM2092103v1, whole genome shotgun sequence DNA harbors:
- the LOC125315041 gene encoding acetyl-CoA-benzylalcohol acetyltransferase-like, which translates to MKVELQSRKLVKPSDPTPDHCRKLGLSFIDDLLFSKYVGVVFYYRARESTHKIDTRQRLRRLEESLSHTLTLFYPLAGRYVEDGLFIDCNDQGVEFVQAKVDGTLDQLLQGDLDRDLLSCLSKFPPPAANNPLAVVQANGFNCGGLAISLRFSHKIGDMYTMATFMNSWATACRSGIQKVAAPNFELPSLFPAKESAFRQWPALPVQEKFVLARLEFSGLALSRLKAASNSSDSTATNRQRSRVEIMSALICKALISMDRATKGLPRPALFSIPMNLRERVQLKIPANACGNFFAQIITPFAVEETEPTFDGILNLIGEANRNAKSKYAAITGASALRSMVVDSWRDFLNILGRDEANVILVSSWCRFPLYDSDFGWGKPDLVSTASPSMRSVVLLDSLDDGGIDAWITLNQEDMVLFKQDPDIVACTS; encoded by the coding sequence ATGAAGGTCGAATTACAGTCCAGGAAACTGGTCAAGCCATCGGATCCGACGCCGGATCATTGCCGAAAGCTCGGCCTGTCCTTCATCGATGACCTTTTGTTTTCTAAGTATGTTGGCGTCGTCTTCTACTATCGAGCTCGCGAAAGCACGCACAAGATTGATACTCGTCAGAGGCTTCGCCGCTTGGAGGAGTCGCTTTCCCATACCCTTACCCTTTTTTACCCTCTAGCCGGTCGGTACGTCGAGGACGGGCTCTTCATCGACTGCAACGACCAAGGGGTAGAATTTGTACAAGCCAAAGTGGATGGGACTCTGGATCAGCTCCTCCAGGGAGATCTTGACCGTGACCTTCTCAGTTGCTTGTCAAAGTTCCCGCCGCCAGCAGCAAACAATCCATTGGCCGTAGTTCAAGCGAACGGCTTCAATTGCGGCGGATTAGCAATCAGCCTGCGCTTTTCTCACAAGATAGGCGACATGTACACCATGGCCACGTTCATGAACTCGTGGGCCACCGCATGCCGGAGCGGAATCCAGAAAGTAGCCGCACCGAATTTCGAGCTGCCGTCTCTATTCCCAGCGAAAGAATCTGCGTTCAGACAATGGCCCGCACTCCCCGTCCAGGAAAAGTTCGTGCTCGCTAGACTCGAATTCAGCGGCCTAGCCTTGTCGAGACTGAAGGCTGCTTCCAACTCATCGGATTCAACAGCTACTAACCGCCAGAGGTCACGCGTGGAAATCATGTCTGCGCTGATCTGTAAGGCTCTCATCAGTATGGATCGCGCAACAAAAGGCCTGCCGAGGCCTGCCCTCTTCTCCATCCCGATGAATTTGCGCGAGAGAGTACAATTAAAGATCCCGGCAAACGCGTGCGGCAACTTCTTTGCTCAAATAATCACTCCATTTGCTGTAGAAGAGACCGAGCCCACTTTCGATGGAATACTGAATCTGATCGGCGAGGCGAATAGGAACGCGAAATCAAAGTACGCCGCGATCACAGGCGCAAGCGCGTTGCGCTCGATGGTGGTGGATTCGTGGCgagattttctcaatatattggGCAGAGATGAAGCAAACGTGATTCTAGTCAGTAGCTGGTGCAGATTCCCACTCTACGACAGTGATTTTGGGTGGGGGAAGCCAGACTTGGTGAGCACCGCAAGCCCTTCTATGAGGTCAGTTGTTCTTCTGGATAGTCTAGATGATGGTGGAATTGATGCTTGGATTACTCTAAACCAAGAGGACATGGTTCTCTTCAAGCAGGATCCTGACATTGTGGCTTGTACTTcttag